The Brevibacillus brevis genome contains a region encoding:
- a CDS encoding 2-keto-4-pentenoate hydratase codes for MDIEKITRFADHLAAASREGVGVAPLTLLDPQISEIEAYHVQLKTIERKVKKGARITGKKIGLTSRAMQILLGVEQPDYGHLLDDMVVENNGELPFEYVLSPKVEAEIAFLLKRDLEGPRVTTYDVLMATEYVVPALEIVDSRIANWQIKLEDTVADNASSGFYVLGGHPVKPQDLDLPLVGMAFYKNQELVNTGVGAAALGNPASCVAWLANKLYELGITLKAGEIILSGALSAAVEAKPGDVFLTRIAGLGSAGVRFGK; via the coding sequence GTGGACATAGAAAAGATCACACGATTCGCCGATCATTTAGCGGCGGCGAGTCGTGAAGGGGTGGGAGTAGCGCCACTCACTTTACTGGACCCGCAAATCAGCGAGATAGAGGCATACCACGTTCAATTGAAGACGATTGAGCGAAAAGTGAAAAAAGGCGCGAGAATTACAGGGAAGAAAATCGGCCTGACCTCTCGTGCCATGCAGATACTGCTTGGCGTGGAACAGCCAGACTATGGACATCTATTGGACGACATGGTCGTGGAAAACAACGGAGAACTGCCTTTCGAGTATGTCCTTTCGCCAAAGGTAGAAGCAGAAATTGCCTTCCTGCTGAAGCGCGATCTGGAAGGTCCACGTGTAACAACCTATGACGTCTTGATGGCAACGGAATATGTAGTGCCTGCTTTGGAAATCGTGGACAGCCGTATAGCCAACTGGCAAATCAAGCTAGAAGACACCGTTGCGGACAATGCATCCTCGGGCTTCTATGTGCTGGGTGGACATCCCGTGAAACCGCAAGATCTGGATCTTCCTCTGGTAGGAATGGCGTTTTATAAAAATCAGGAGCTGGTCAATACCGGTGTTGGTGCCGCCGCATTGGGCAATCCCGCATCCTGTGTGGCGTGGTTAGCGAACAAGCTGTACGAATTAGGGATTACACTCAAAGCAGGAGAAATCATCTTGTCTGGTGCGTTATCGGCAGCGGTTGAAGCTAAGCCTGGCGATGTATTTCTCACACGGATTGCTGGACTTGGTTCAGCAGGAGTCAGGTTTGGCAAGTAA
- the dmpG gene encoding 4-hydroxy-2-oxovalerate aldolase, with the protein MTRDIVITEVALRDGSHAINHQFTVEQVVEVARALDKANVPYIEVSHGDGLAGSSLQYGLSRTPELELIEAAVSVCKQAKVGVLLLPGIGTIKDLKTAAGLGVGMARIATHATEADVSAQHIYQAKELGLTTVGFLMMSHMAAPEKLAEQAGLMQSYGADVVYIVDSAGALLPDQAGERVRTLKQCLHIPVGFHAHNNLSLAMANTLVAIQEGATWIDGSVRCLGAGAGNTQTEVLLAVLDRMGIQTGVDLYKMMDLAEEIVSPLLQVPQEITRDALVLGYAGVYSSFRLHAERAARKFGIDSRDILIELGRRKVVGGQEDMIVDVAAEIAQLNSSTKIR; encoded by the coding sequence ATGACTCGTGATATTGTGATCACAGAGGTAGCGCTTCGAGATGGGAGCCATGCGATCAATCACCAATTTACTGTGGAACAAGTAGTCGAGGTAGCGCGCGCATTAGATAAAGCGAACGTACCGTATATCGAAGTCTCCCATGGAGATGGATTGGCCGGATCGTCCCTGCAGTATGGGCTGTCCAGGACCCCTGAACTGGAGCTGATCGAGGCGGCCGTTTCCGTTTGTAAACAAGCGAAAGTTGGCGTGCTCTTGTTGCCGGGAATCGGCACGATCAAAGATTTGAAGACGGCTGCAGGGCTAGGGGTAGGCATGGCACGAATCGCCACACATGCGACCGAAGCGGACGTATCAGCTCAGCATATTTATCAGGCTAAAGAGCTTGGTTTGACGACAGTTGGCTTTTTGATGATGTCGCATATGGCTGCTCCGGAAAAACTGGCGGAGCAAGCTGGACTCATGCAAAGCTATGGAGCCGATGTCGTGTATATCGTCGATTCTGCTGGCGCTCTGCTACCTGATCAAGCAGGGGAACGAGTCCGGACGTTGAAGCAATGTCTGCATATTCCTGTTGGCTTCCATGCACATAACAATTTGTCTTTAGCCATGGCCAATACACTCGTCGCCATTCAAGAGGGTGCCACCTGGATTGATGGCAGTGTTCGGTGCTTGGGTGCAGGTGCGGGCAATACACAAACCGAGGTTCTCCTTGCTGTACTGGATCGAATGGGCATTCAAACGGGCGTCGATTTGTACAAAATGATGGACCTGGCAGAGGAAATCGTGTCGCCGCTTCTTCAAGTACCACAGGAAATTACCAGAGACGCTCTCGTTCTCGGATACGCGGGTGTCTATTCCAGCTTCCGGCTTCATGCCGAGCGTGCAGCCAGGAAATTCGGCATCGACTCCCGGGATATTTTGATCGAGCTGGGAAGACGAAAGGTCGTGGGGGGACAAGAAGACATGATCGTGGATGTCGCAGCGGAAATCGCCCAACTAAACAGCTCTACCAAAATCAGATAG
- a CDS encoding 2-keto-4-pentenoate hydratase, translating into MQSELWYKRLAQKLVDAELNREEVVKLTTEYPELTVEDGYRIQDELVSLKLEQGHRIFASKMGLTSQAKMKQMNVHEPIRGYIFDYMNIEDGILPINELIHPKVEAEIAFVLREDLEGPGITEAHVLAATDYVVPALEIIDSRYAQFQFTLPDVIADNTSSSRVFIGSTWRKPDELELDLVGVTLSINGELKDLGASAAVLGHPARSVAMLANMLAREGHKLHKGDLILSGGITGSHQLREGDVVSAKWGGLGSIEFVVKTG; encoded by the coding sequence GTGCAATCGGAACTATGGTACAAACGGTTGGCTCAAAAGCTGGTGGATGCGGAGTTAAATAGGGAGGAGGTCGTGAAACTGACGACTGAATACCCCGAGCTGACAGTGGAAGATGGATATCGTATTCAAGATGAGCTGGTCTCCCTCAAGCTTGAGCAGGGACATCGAATCTTTGCCTCTAAAATGGGTTTGACCAGTCAGGCAAAAATGAAGCAGATGAATGTGCACGAACCGATTCGGGGCTACATTTTTGACTATATGAATATCGAGGACGGCATTCTGCCGATTAATGAATTGATTCATCCCAAGGTGGAAGCGGAAATCGCCTTTGTTTTGCGTGAGGATTTGGAAGGACCCGGCATCACTGAGGCTCATGTCCTGGCAGCCACTGACTATGTGGTTCCCGCACTGGAGATTATCGACAGCAGGTATGCGCAGTTCCAGTTTACCTTGCCGGATGTCATTGCCGACAATACGTCGTCTTCCCGTGTGTTTATCGGATCGACGTGGAGAAAGCCTGATGAGCTTGAACTCGATTTGGTAGGCGTTACTCTTTCGATCAATGGCGAGCTCAAAGACTTGGGGGCTAGTGCGGCCGTTCTCGGTCATCCAGCCCGCTCGGTCGCGATGCTGGCGAACATGCTTGCTCGCGAAGGGCACAAGCTGCACAAGGGAGATTTGATTTTGTCCGGGGGCATTACCGGTTCCCACCAGCTACGGGAAGGGGATGTCGTAAGCGCCAAATGGGGTGGCCTCGGAAGCATTGAGTTTGTGGTGAAAACGGGATAG
- a CDS encoding RidA family protein — translation MKHQTETPEQRLQAMGLDLPEPRQPAGNYVGCVQAGNLLFLAGQGTNEYRGKLGQDVTIEEGYLAARQCMLNLLAVAKHELGELGRVKRVVKILGFVNSDPAFIDQPTVMNGASDLLVELFGEKGRHGRSAVGMAQLPLNNAVEVEMILEIEN, via the coding sequence GTGAAGCATCAGACTGAAACGCCGGAACAACGTCTACAGGCAATGGGCCTAGACCTGCCAGAACCGAGACAGCCTGCCGGCAATTATGTCGGTTGTGTCCAAGCGGGCAATCTCCTCTTCCTGGCAGGCCAAGGGACAAACGAATATCGAGGGAAGCTGGGACAGGATGTCACGATAGAGGAAGGCTACCTGGCTGCCAGGCAATGCATGCTCAATCTGCTGGCTGTCGCCAAGCATGAGCTAGGGGAACTGGGGAGAGTCAAACGAGTGGTCAAAATACTCGGATTCGTTAACAGCGATCCAGCTTTTATAGATCAGCCTACAGTCATGAATGGAGCATCCGATTTGTTGGTGGAGCTATTCGGCGAGAAAGGCAGGCATGGGCGGTCCGCTGTAGGAATGGCCCAGCTCCCGCTAAATAACGCCGTAGAAGTAGAGATGATCTTGGAAATCGAGAATTAG
- a CDS encoding 3-hydroxyanthranilate 3,4-dioxygenase: MRTLAPIHLWKFIEDHIDQLKPPVNNKVIWKDAELMVMVVGGPNKRRDFHIDPSEEVFYQLKGDCFVEIMNQDGKREIITVREGEMFLLPANVPHSPHRIADTIGLVIERNRDEGELEDFAWFCENCDHEMHRVRIQLTNIEVQVKDAIEGFNSNLELRTCQKCGYVMSPEASEWKCE; the protein is encoded by the coding sequence ATGCGTACATTGGCACCTATCCATTTGTGGAAGTTTATCGAGGATCACATCGATCAGCTCAAGCCACCGGTGAATAACAAGGTGATTTGGAAAGATGCAGAACTAATGGTCATGGTAGTGGGAGGGCCGAATAAGCGGCGGGATTTTCACATTGATCCATCCGAGGAAGTCTTTTACCAGCTCAAGGGTGATTGCTTCGTAGAGATCATGAATCAGGATGGGAAGCGTGAAATCATTACGGTCAGAGAAGGCGAAATGTTCCTTCTTCCTGCGAATGTCCCGCATTCCCCACACCGGATCGCCGATACGATCGGACTCGTGATTGAGCGCAACAGAGATGAGGGAGAACTGGAGGACTTTGCTTGGTTCTGCGAAAACTGCGACCACGAAATGCATCGCGTACGGATTCAACTGACCAACATAGAGGTGCAGGTAAAAGACGCGATCGAAGGATTCAACAGCAATCTGGAGCTGCGGACATGCCAAAAATGCGGGTACGTCATGTCTCCGGAAGCGAGTGAGTGGAAATGCGAGTAG
- a CDS encoding acetaldehyde dehydrogenase (acetylating), with the protein MKKVKVAILGSGNIGTDLMTKLGRSPVLELTSVIGIDPDSDGLHRAKAAGYYVFDGGLQSFLESGVDLADIVFDATSAQAHIRHATALREAGKFAIDLTPAAVGPYVVPSVNLGAHLNEKNINLITCGGQATIPIVHSIGSVSPVRYAEIVATISSKSAGPGTRSNIDEFTETTAHGIEAIGGAKKGKAIIILNPAEPPILMRDTVYAIVEEGADQQAIVKAIQQTVAYIQSYVPGYRLRTEPIFDENKITVFLEVEGAGDYLPTYSGNLDIMTATAVKVAEAYAKHAVGIGTGI; encoded by the coding sequence ATGAAGAAAGTAAAAGTAGCAATACTGGGCTCGGGGAACATCGGGACAGACCTGATGACCAAGCTTGGAAGGTCGCCGGTTCTTGAACTGACATCCGTGATTGGAATCGATCCTGATTCGGATGGTCTGCATAGAGCAAAGGCAGCTGGATACTACGTATTTGACGGCGGATTACAATCATTTTTGGAAAGCGGTGTGGATCTTGCGGATATCGTCTTTGACGCTACTTCAGCCCAAGCACATATTCGACATGCCACGGCGCTCAGAGAGGCTGGAAAGTTCGCCATCGATCTGACGCCTGCTGCTGTGGGGCCCTATGTAGTACCATCTGTAAATCTCGGTGCTCATTTGAATGAAAAGAACATCAATCTCATCACATGCGGCGGCCAGGCTACTATTCCGATCGTTCATTCAATAGGGAGTGTAAGTCCGGTCAGATACGCAGAGATCGTGGCCACTATTTCCAGTAAAAGCGCGGGTCCTGGCACACGTTCCAACATCGACGAATTTACAGAGACGACCGCACATGGTATCGAAGCGATCGGCGGAGCGAAGAAAGGCAAGGCGATCATCATCCTGAATCCGGCGGAGCCGCCGATCCTGATGAGAGATACGGTCTATGCAATAGTGGAAGAAGGTGCGGACCAACAGGCGATCGTGAAGGCTATCCAACAAACCGTTGCCTATATTCAATCATACGTTCCTGGTTACCGCCTGCGCACAGAACCGATCTTTGATGAAAACAAAATCACCGTTTTTTTGGAAGTGGAAGGCGCGGGCGACTACCTCCCTACATATTCAGGCAATCTGGATATCATGACAGCGACAGCGGTGAAGGTAGCAGAGGCATATGCCAAGCATGCTGTCGGCATCGGCACGGGTATATAG
- a CDS encoding aldehyde dehydrogenase, whose product MNQTAKENQVRKDAKLFIDGDYVDAVSGETFDTINPATNLKLASVANASEQDVKRAIDVAQRTFESGVWSEMSVDERAKILCKMADLVMERVDELALVETLDVGKPIKESRGFDIPRAAANLRFFAEMAKYMVHEHYEMRHFMSYAKYAPAGVTSLIIPWNLPFMQMTWKASAALAAGNTVVVKPASYTPLSAVMLGEIANEAGLPPGVLNIITGPGGTVGTALTTHPHVRRISFVGESNTGKTVMQNAASHLIPVSLELGGKSANIVFEDADLDEAVKGSIEAIFRNQGEICLAGSRLLVQESVYDQFLDKFVAAVQRIKVGNPLEPETDMGALVSRSHLETVEHYIQIGLEEGAKLGYGGKRFSGLGDGNFLEPTVLYDVDNKMTVAQEEIFGPVVVIIPFRTEEDAIRIANDSVYGLAGVVWTNNLRRAHRVADRVKSGLLWINCWYVRDLRTPFGGAKDSGIGREGGRHSFEFYSEVKTVTMKL is encoded by the coding sequence ATGAATCAGACTGCCAAGGAAAACCAGGTACGAAAAGACGCCAAGCTATTCATAGACGGAGATTACGTGGACGCTGTTTCCGGTGAAACCTTCGATACGATCAACCCAGCGACAAATCTTAAGCTGGCTTCTGTGGCCAATGCAAGTGAACAGGATGTAAAAAGGGCGATCGACGTGGCGCAGCGTACATTTGAGTCAGGTGTTTGGAGCGAGATGTCCGTAGATGAGCGCGCCAAGATTCTCTGCAAAATGGCTGACCTGGTGATGGAGCGTGTGGACGAACTCGCTTTGGTAGAAACACTCGATGTCGGCAAACCGATCAAAGAAAGCCGGGGCTTCGATATTCCGAGAGCGGCAGCCAATTTGCGCTTCTTTGCCGAAATGGCCAAATACATGGTCCATGAGCATTATGAAATGCGCCATTTTATGTCCTACGCCAAATATGCTCCGGCAGGTGTGACAAGTCTGATCATTCCATGGAATTTGCCCTTCATGCAGATGACCTGGAAAGCATCGGCGGCTTTAGCAGCGGGAAATACCGTCGTTGTAAAGCCTGCCTCGTACACGCCTCTCTCGGCGGTGATGCTCGGAGAGATTGCCAATGAAGCAGGTCTGCCTCCTGGCGTGCTCAACATCATCACTGGTCCGGGAGGGACTGTCGGGACGGCGCTGACAACCCATCCCCATGTGCGTCGGATATCTTTTGTGGGAGAATCTAACACCGGCAAGACCGTCATGCAGAATGCCGCTTCGCATCTGATTCCGGTATCGCTTGAATTGGGAGGCAAATCAGCCAATATCGTGTTTGAAGATGCCGATCTTGATGAAGCGGTAAAAGGGTCGATCGAGGCGATTTTCCGCAACCAGGGCGAAATTTGTCTGGCAGGATCGCGTTTGTTGGTGCAAGAAAGCGTATATGATCAGTTTCTGGACAAATTTGTGGCGGCTGTTCAAAGGATCAAGGTGGGAAATCCTCTGGAGCCAGAAACGGATATGGGAGCGTTGGTGTCTCGCAGTCACTTGGAGACGGTGGAGCACTACATCCAGATCGGACTGGAAGAAGGAGCCAAGCTCGGTTACGGCGGAAAACGATTCAGCGGACTGGGTGACGGCAATTTCCTTGAGCCAACCGTTCTCTATGATGTAGACAACAAAATGACGGTGGCGCAGGAAGAGATTTTCGGTCCGGTCGTCGTGATCATTCCATTTCGTACAGAAGAAGACGCTATTCGAATCGCCAATGATTCGGTTTACGGCTTGGCAGGAGTGGTTTGGACCAACAACCTGCGGCGCGCGCATCGCGTAGCTGATCGAGTGAAGTCAGGTCTTTTATGGATCAATTGCTGGTATGTGCGTGACTTGCGAACTCCGTTTGGCGGTGCCAAGGACAGCGGGATTGGCCGCGAAGGCGGGCGTCACAGCTTCGAATTCTACTCCGAGGTCAAGACAGTCACAATGAAATTATAG
- a CDS encoding amidohydrolase family protein, which yields MRVDFHTHMIPEDIPNLAERFHGERWPVLHRTCTCGATIMVGGKVFREVTDQVWDPQKRIYDMQREGVDMQVLSPIPVTFSYWAPAAEAEVMARIQNDFIAETVNQHPNHFIGLGTVPLQDTEVAIREMDRCMHELGLKGIEIGTNVNGNNLDDPGLIPFFEMCQTWDVPLFVHPWETLGRERMPRHNLMYTVGMPSETALAAASLILGGVIEKFPRLKICFAHGGGSFPYILPRLDQGWKVWPHLRLTDQPPSVYAKQFYFDSLTYDPLNIQYMMKRFGEERIMMGSDYPFLLRETPPGEVIDHTLELTDGQKRALLGENALRFLNIKERNGL from the coding sequence ATGCGAGTAGACTTCCATACCCACATGATTCCAGAGGATATTCCGAACCTTGCTGAACGGTTTCATGGAGAGCGCTGGCCAGTTCTGCACCGCACTTGCACATGCGGGGCGACTATCATGGTCGGGGGTAAGGTATTTCGCGAAGTGACGGATCAGGTGTGGGATCCCCAAAAACGGATTTATGACATGCAACGGGAAGGCGTGGATATGCAGGTGTTGTCACCCATTCCGGTCACGTTTTCCTACTGGGCCCCGGCTGCCGAAGCAGAAGTGATGGCGCGGATTCAAAACGATTTTATCGCAGAGACGGTTAACCAACATCCCAATCATTTCATCGGATTGGGTACAGTTCCATTGCAAGACACCGAGGTAGCCATTCGGGAAATGGATCGCTGCATGCATGAGCTCGGCCTGAAAGGGATCGAAATCGGTACCAACGTAAATGGCAACAATCTGGACGACCCGGGACTGATTCCTTTTTTTGAAATGTGTCAGACATGGGATGTGCCACTCTTCGTACATCCATGGGAGACGCTGGGCAGAGAACGGATGCCGCGGCACAACCTGATGTACACCGTCGGGATGCCAAGCGAGACAGCGCTTGCCGCAGCAAGTCTTATCTTGGGAGGCGTGATCGAGAAGTTTCCGCGCCTGAAAATCTGCTTTGCCCACGGCGGCGGCTCTTTTCCTTATATTCTCCCCAGGCTGGACCAAGGCTGGAAGGTATGGCCGCATCTGCGTCTGACCGATCAACCGCCTAGTGTGTACGCGAAACAATTCTACTTTGATTCCTTGACGTACGACCCACTGAACATCCAATACATGATGAAGCGCTTTGGCGAAGAGAGAATCATGATGGGATCGGATTATCCCTTTCTGCTTCGTGAAACACCTCCCGGGGAAGTCATCGATCATACTTTGGAGCTGACTGACGGACAGAAGCGGGCGTTGCTGGGTGAAAACGCGCTTCGCTTCCTGAACATAAAGGAGAGGAACGGACTGTGA